From a region of the Leptospira kmetyi serovar Malaysia str. Bejo-Iso9 genome:
- a CDS encoding glycerol kinase 5 yields the protein MANSQGKYVLSIDSGGSGIRAFLLDRKGKIVERQYEKTPPNIPTAGALEHDPEVLWKALLSLLKKIQKNKQVAKEIAALGICNQRGSFLLWEKSSGKPLTPLISWADVRSHKTAEAMNRNLIWNLIRFVSTIIGRLTNHPMMIATSMLRFTTDHATCRLKWVLDENPELKKRCKKGEVLFGTLDTWFIYKLTGGKQHLTDSSNAVATGMFNPFQLIWNQPIFSIFGIPSNLFPEVRDSNGDFGHSLPEFLGGNSIPIRASIGDQMAALFGQCCFEPGEVKISQGSGAFVDINIGPKAKLSRRGLFPMIAWRIDGKTTYMLEGFVATAGTLIDWLGKGIGLSDTPKVLNELASQAEDTEGIVFIPTPTGARFPYFNPRAKASVIGLSLASHRRHVARAVLEGISLSLYEILEGIQQDTKVKIKEIKVDGGVSQSDILLQCLSDFSNVRVDRAPEPDMTATGAAYLAGLAIGFWKNLDELKSLQKGYKSFEPKMDPTKRTQKIQRWKKAVAATLSIE from the coding sequence ATGGCCAATTCGCAGGGCAAATACGTGCTTTCCATCGACAGCGGTGGAAGTGGAATCCGAGCGTTCTTACTGGATCGCAAAGGAAAGATCGTCGAAAGACAATACGAAAAAACTCCTCCGAACATTCCCACGGCCGGGGCTTTGGAACACGATCCCGAAGTTTTGTGGAAGGCCCTTCTTTCCTTATTGAAAAAAATCCAAAAGAACAAACAAGTCGCGAAAGAAATCGCCGCATTAGGAATTTGTAATCAACGAGGTTCCTTTCTTCTCTGGGAAAAATCCTCGGGCAAACCTCTGACTCCCTTGATCAGCTGGGCGGACGTTCGTTCCCACAAAACCGCCGAAGCGATGAACCGCAATTTGATATGGAACCTGATTCGTTTCGTTTCCACGATCATCGGAAGATTGACCAATCACCCGATGATGATCGCGACTTCTATGTTGAGATTCACAACCGATCACGCGACCTGCAGATTGAAATGGGTTTTGGACGAGAATCCGGAACTCAAAAAAAGATGTAAAAAGGGAGAAGTTCTGTTCGGAACCCTGGACACTTGGTTCATTTATAAACTCACGGGCGGCAAACAACACCTAACGGATTCGTCTAACGCGGTCGCTACGGGAATGTTCAATCCGTTTCAGTTGATCTGGAACCAACCGATCTTCAGCATCTTCGGAATTCCTTCGAATCTGTTTCCGGAAGTAAGGGACAGCAACGGGGACTTCGGACATTCTTTGCCGGAATTTCTCGGAGGAAATTCGATTCCGATCCGCGCTTCCATCGGAGATCAGATGGCCGCTCTGTTCGGACAATGTTGTTTCGAACCCGGCGAAGTAAAAATCTCCCAAGGTTCGGGAGCGTTCGTCGACATCAACATAGGACCGAAAGCGAAACTTTCCAGACGCGGTCTTTTTCCGATGATCGCTTGGAGAATCGACGGTAAAACGACTTATATGCTCGAAGGTTTTGTCGCAACCGCGGGAACTCTGATCGATTGGCTCGGTAAGGGAATCGGACTTTCCGATACTCCGAAGGTTTTGAACGAACTCGCATCCCAAGCCGAAGATACCGAAGGAATCGTTTTTATTCCGACTCCGACCGGCGCTCGTTTTCCTTACTTCAATCCCCGCGCCAAGGCTTCGGTCATCGGACTTTCTTTGGCAAGTCACAGAAGACACGTCGCAAGGGCCGTCTTGGAAGGAATCTCCTTGAGCCTTTACGAAATTTTGGAAGGGATTCAACAAGACACGAAGGTAAAGATCAAAGAGATCAAAGTGGACGGAGGAGTTTCCCAGTCCGATATTCTACTTCAGTGTTTATCAGATTTTTCGAATGTACGAGTGGACCGCGCGCCCGAACCGGATATGACCGCGACCGGAGCCGCTTATCTCGCGGGACTTGCGATCGGTTTTTGGAAGAATTTGGACGAACTGAAAAGTCTTCAAAAAGGTTATAAGTCTTTCGAGCCGAAGATGGACCCAACAAAAAGAACGCAGAAGATTCAAAGATGGAAGAAAGCCGTCGCGGCGACTCTTTCGATCGAGTAG
- a CDS encoding host attachment protein, producing MKNKWVVVANRSEAKIFEYKGTRNGLELLESIENPKGRKKNRELILESSGPGKSAKAQRVAFDTESVQEPKRRVAESFASQISDVISQGRKSNRFLSLVLVSEPRFLGMILDKMDRKSQSMIFHKMGKDLAATNNREILSHLRGILV from the coding sequence ATGAAGAATAAATGGGTGGTGGTCGCAAACCGATCCGAAGCGAAAATCTTCGAGTATAAAGGAACACGGAATGGACTCGAACTTCTTGAAAGTATCGAAAATCCGAAAGGAAGAAAGAAAAATCGAGAACTGATTCTCGAGTCTTCCGGTCCGGGCAAAAGCGCAAAGGCACAGAGAGTTGCATTCGACACGGAATCCGTACAAGAACCGAAACGAAGAGTTGCGGAATCTTTTGCGAGTCAGATCTCCGACGTGATTTCTCAAGGAAGAAAATCCAATCGTTTTCTCAGTCTCGTTCTCGTTTCCGAACCTCGGTTCCTTGGAATGATTTTGGATAAGATGGATCGTAAGTCCCAGTCCATGATCTTTCATAAGATGGGAAAGGACCTCGCCGCGACGAACAACCGCGAGATACTATCGCATCTCAGAGGGATTCTCGTTTAG
- a CDS encoding DUF1566 domain-containing protein, with translation MSRNYIYILFILFHFDCIAHPPDKPDPPYTLLNYLINPSGSNNNNTPTPTPSPSYNPSTISDTGQTLCYNNAGAAIACAGTGQDGEFSDVPNVRSFTGPTQHSQYTNDYTTLDNLRGLIWKTCPEGQTGGTCTGLANQISITNALLGAPGSCQTLNAMNGGNGYAGKTNWRIPLIREFFPLYLYTNVPTHMETTQFPNPDMSALYVANTDDATNAAQAWQFDFLNMTNTRTFAKNTNGILRCVSGNPPPAPSYQVNTGALLGTVTDRNTNLLWVKCPFGKSSTTCAVGVLFVGNVNSAYTNCNNLVYAGRSDWRLPNINELLSLVDHSIAVAPVIPTATFPNFPGAVFWSSTTNPNVLNENLTIDFTNGTVVGTSKWVGARAICVTN, from the coding sequence ATGAGCAGAAATTACATTTACATTCTTTTCATTCTATTCCATTTTGATTGTATAGCACATCCGCCGGACAAACCGGACCCGCCCTACACTCTTCTCAATTATCTGATCAATCCTTCCGGATCGAATAATAATAACACGCCTACCCCCACGCCATCGCCTTCTTACAACCCGAGCACGATCAGCGATACGGGACAAACCCTATGCTACAACAATGCGGGCGCCGCGATCGCCTGCGCGGGAACGGGACAAGATGGAGAATTTTCCGACGTCCCCAATGTACGTTCGTTTACCGGACCAACACAACATTCTCAATATACAAACGATTATACGACCTTGGACAATCTTCGCGGTCTCATATGGAAAACTTGTCCGGAAGGTCAAACCGGCGGGACATGCACCGGACTTGCGAATCAAATTTCCATCACCAATGCTTTGTTAGGCGCTCCCGGTTCTTGCCAAACTCTCAACGCGATGAACGGAGGAAACGGATACGCGGGAAAAACCAACTGGAGAATTCCACTCATCCGAGAATTTTTTCCTCTGTATCTTTATACGAACGTTCCTACTCACATGGAAACGACTCAGTTTCCGAATCCCGATATGAGTGCGTTGTATGTTGCAAACACGGACGACGCGACAAACGCGGCCCAAGCTTGGCAGTTCGATTTTTTAAATATGACGAACACAAGAACGTTCGCAAAGAATACGAACGGCATACTTCGATGTGTTTCCGGAAATCCGCCGCCCGCACCCTCTTATCAAGTGAATACGGGAGCCTTGTTGGGAACCGTAACGGATCGAAACACCAATCTTTTATGGGTAAAATGTCCATTCGGAAAATCCTCCACAACTTGCGCGGTTGGAGTTCTCTTCGTAGGGAATGTGAATTCGGCTTATACCAACTGCAACAACTTGGTTTATGCCGGAAGAAGCGACTGGAGATTGCCGAACATCAACGAACTGCTCAGCCTGGTAGATCATTCGATTGCGGTCGCGCCCGTCATCCCGACGGCGACCTTTCCCAATTTTCCAGGGGCGGTTTTTTGGTCCTCCACGACAAATCCAAACGTTCTGAACGAAAACTTAACGATTGATTTCACAAACGGAACCGTAGTTGGAACTTCAAAGTGGGTCGGAGCTCGAGCGATTTGTGTAACGAATTGA
- a CDS encoding DUF1566 domain-containing protein — protein sequence MRFILIFLTMLQLVFCVKPPDKPDPPYVVLQYLNGQNSSQNQNNQPPAEECPTGFSNFNANAISDTGQVNCYGGGGGGVSIPCAANGEDADYNNVPNARSFVGPTQYCKYPTDYTTLDTLHGLTWKSCVQGQSGSNCGIGVPTAITWTAANAGLPGSCTELNTLNAGKGYAGKTNWRIPTVRELASLLHYTNNPHIDGQFPNTFSGVSYWSNTIDPLNLGNNFVIRFDAPNLGFYSNLQGSIINLRCVSGNTISPFAFVDNGDGTVTDSNTNLLWMKCVDGTATPGCAGAANLLDWNGARNTCEFSNFAGRNNWRLPNPNELLSIADYTQPLAPLIHPIFPNSPGSHWTSTTFDNIKTGALLFDFTSGQLGWNDKSSSLSVRCVTAN from the coding sequence ATGAGATTCATACTTATTTTCTTAACGATGTTGCAACTCGTCTTCTGCGTAAAACCACCGGACAAACCCGATCCTCCTTACGTAGTTTTGCAGTATTTAAACGGGCAGAATTCTTCTCAAAATCAAAACAATCAGCCGCCCGCGGAAGAATGTCCGACCGGATTTTCCAACTTCAACGCAAACGCGATCTCCGATACGGGACAAGTCAATTGTTACGGCGGCGGAGGGGGCGGGGTTAGTATTCCTTGCGCCGCGAACGGAGAAGATGCGGATTACAATAACGTTCCCAACGCGAGAAGTTTCGTAGGACCTACGCAATATTGCAAATACCCGACCGACTACACGACTCTCGACACGCTTCACGGTCTCACTTGGAAGTCTTGTGTTCAGGGACAATCCGGTTCGAATTGCGGGATCGGAGTTCCGACTGCGATCACTTGGACGGCTGCAAACGCGGGTCTTCCCGGAAGTTGCACGGAATTGAATACTCTCAATGCGGGAAAGGGATACGCGGGAAAAACGAATTGGAGAATTCCGACCGTGCGAGAACTCGCTTCTTTGTTGCACTACACGAACAATCCGCACATTGACGGTCAATTTCCGAATACGTTTTCGGGCGTCAGCTATTGGAGCAATACGATCGATCCGCTGAACCTAGGAAACAATTTCGTAATTCGTTTCGACGCTCCGAATCTCGGATTCTATTCAAACCTGCAAGGATCGATCATCAATCTTCGTTGTGTTTCCGGAAATACGATCTCTCCTTTCGCCTTTGTAGACAACGGAGACGGAACGGTCACCGATTCGAATACGAATCTTCTTTGGATGAAATGTGTGGATGGAACGGCCACACCCGGATGCGCGGGCGCTGCGAACCTGCTTGATTGGAACGGCGCCCGCAATACGTGCGAATTTTCGAATTTTGCGGGAAGAAACAATTGGAGGCTTCCGAATCCAAACGAACTTTTAAGTATCGCGGATTATACGCAACCGTTGGCTCCCTTGATCCATCCGATCTTTCCGAACAGTCCCGGTTCTCATTGGACTTCGACAACCTTTGACAATATAAAAACGGGAGCTCTTCTTTTCGACTTTACAAGCGGACAACTGGGATGGAACGACAAAAGCAGTTCTCTTTCGGTCCGTTGTGTTACCGCAAACTAA
- a CDS encoding PaaI family thioesterase → MSETILTTSEEHYRKLEKMYNGAPVNEYFKPTLTISKGACELRIQIREDFFHAAGATHGVVYFKAADDAAFFAANSLVKGSFVLTSTFHLTLLRPIQSGILLAKGLVVQNAAHQIIAESTLWDERGREVGRGIGNFAKSSIPLTPEMGYKL, encoded by the coding sequence ATGTCAGAAACGATCTTAACAACTTCGGAAGAACATTATAGAAAACTGGAAAAAATGTACAACGGCGCTCCGGTGAACGAATATTTTAAACCGACACTCACCATATCCAAAGGCGCTTGCGAACTTAGGATTCAAATCCGAGAAGATTTCTTTCACGCGGCGGGTGCGACCCACGGTGTAGTTTACTTCAAGGCGGCGGATGACGCGGCGTTCTTTGCGGCCAATTCTCTCGTAAAAGGAAGTTTTGTTCTTACTTCCACGTTCCATCTTACCTTGCTCCGGCCGATTCAATCCGGGATTTTATTGGCAAAGGGTTTGGTCGTTCAAAACGCGGCGCATCAAATCATCGCCGAATCCACACTTTGGGACGAAAGAGGTAGGGAAGTCGGAAGAGGAATCGGTAATTTTGCAAAGAGTTCGATTCCTTTGACGCCGGAAATGGGTTATAAGCTGTAA
- a CDS encoding helix-turn-helix domain-containing protein: protein MFGLDFGSFVIASGLVQSVLLGFFFKRSNRSGRNSSLLGWAFLLLSVLLALGLAFQTGLVLEFPHLSRVGHPLGALAAPLFAIALQKYFGYPKERRIWILLFFAVPTLIFLYSIPHYAMGWDEKLAYILEDRKSPHLECTVIGAVTLLFNILIFTRIYYRLGGFEEEFSRAAIREVSVFRKFVLVCVFLLAVSILFFVLFPGLRSETISNAALGIWIIVFAWSRVYSENAESASEEKEESKYKKAYLSEDTVTENGKRIFQILNEEKSYLDPDFDLGTLSRILGISTHATSQVIGRYFGKGFLELCREFKIAKAEELLKETDLPILRIGLDAGFNSKTSFLRAFKEEKGMTPSEFREQKK from the coding sequence TTGTTCGGTTTAGATTTTGGCTCCTTTGTGATCGCCTCCGGATTGGTTCAATCCGTGTTGCTCGGATTCTTTTTCAAACGATCGAATCGATCCGGGAGAAACTCGTCCTTATTGGGTTGGGCGTTTTTGCTTTTGTCCGTTCTTTTGGCGCTCGGGCTTGCGTTTCAAACCGGTCTTGTGCTGGAGTTCCCGCATTTATCCAGGGTCGGACATCCTTTGGGCGCGTTGGCGGCGCCGCTTTTCGCGATCGCACTTCAGAAGTATTTCGGATATCCCAAAGAAAGAAGAATTTGGATTCTTCTGTTCTTCGCGGTTCCGACTCTCATATTCTTATATTCGATACCGCATTACGCGATGGGTTGGGACGAAAAACTCGCGTACATATTGGAAGATCGTAAATCCCCGCATTTGGAATGTACGGTGATCGGGGCGGTCACGTTGTTGTTCAATATTCTGATCTTTACGAGAATCTATTACAGATTGGGAGGATTCGAGGAAGAATTCTCCCGCGCCGCGATCCGGGAAGTTTCCGTTTTTCGAAAGTTCGTATTGGTGTGCGTGTTTTTATTGGCGGTTTCGATTTTATTCTTCGTTTTGTTTCCCGGACTTCGATCGGAAACGATTTCGAACGCCGCGCTCGGAATTTGGATCATCGTGTTCGCTTGGTCCCGAGTTTATTCCGAAAACGCGGAATCCGCATCCGAGGAAAAGGAAGAATCGAAATACAAAAAAGCGTATTTGAGCGAGGACACAGTAACGGAGAATGGAAAACGAATATTCCAAATCTTGAATGAAGAAAAATCCTATCTGGACCCGGATTTCGATTTGGGAACTCTTTCCCGGATCTTGGGGATTTCCACGCACGCGACGTCTCAAGTGATCGGAAGATATTTCGGAAAAGGATTTTTGGAACTCTGCCGGGAATTTAAAATCGCAAAGGCCGAAGAACTTTTAAAAGAAACCGATCTTCCGATTTTAAGAATCGGATTGGACGCGGGTTTCAATTCGAAGACGAGTTTTTTAAGAGCCTTCAAAGAAGAAAAGGGAATGACCCCGAGCGAGTTTCGAGAACAAAAGAAATAG
- a CDS encoding HEAT repeat domain-containing protein, translating to MGFSKTQAAAISEIRSRNRLDLVKELPAIFQNESAEERTQIAVLKLFSELDDLDSLAPNWVNALDAVFQKTTNVTLKKEILLLAEKKKEKRLIYSVIAAFSDPETPVRTLSYRLMHLLKDDRALPILLDMSLSKDPVQRMYFLESSLIIKDERIQNQIHKLANDESSGVRKKYLIAINRLGMTEKFSQFQKSATSDPDDDVKMVALEILKNKKNRQYISLFYKGLTDSNPDLRRISLEALLIFQDKQGAKAISDQLAKEDTLFLKARMIDLLLDLGNNGGGQGILAVLTNGEEPELRTKAAYAVGKLGANTSAVELTKILSEEKENMVKWQLIHSLGELKEKNAVPALLVLARNSREKLNLRIEAVATIRAINDPDSLPSIFEAYVSENEKTLRVELENTMREILNLKFPPKLP from the coding sequence ATGGGCTTTTCCAAAACGCAGGCTGCGGCGATTTCCGAAATCCGTTCCAGAAACCGTTTGGATCTCGTAAAGGAACTGCCCGCGATCTTTCAAAACGAATCCGCGGAAGAACGCACTCAGATCGCGGTTCTAAAACTTTTTTCGGAGTTGGACGATCTTGATTCTTTGGCGCCGAACTGGGTCAACGCATTGGACGCGGTCTTTCAAAAGACGACTAACGTGACTTTGAAAAAGGAGATTCTCCTTTTAGCGGAAAAGAAAAAGGAAAAAAGACTGATCTATTCCGTAATCGCCGCGTTCAGCGATCCAGAAACCCCGGTCAGAACCCTCAGTTATCGTTTGATGCATCTTTTGAAGGACGACCGCGCGCTTCCGATCCTGCTCGATATGTCCTTGTCCAAGGATCCGGTACAAAGAATGTATTTTCTCGAATCTTCTTTGATCATCAAGGACGAAAGGATTCAAAATCAGATTCATAAACTTGCAAACGACGAAAGTTCGGGTGTTCGTAAAAAATATCTGATCGCGATCAATCGGCTCGGGATGACCGAAAAATTCTCTCAGTTTCAAAAGTCCGCGACGAGCGATCCGGACGACGACGTGAAGATGGTCGCGTTGGAAATTCTCAAAAACAAAAAGAACCGCCAGTATATCTCGTTGTTTTATAAGGGACTTACGGATTCCAATCCCGATCTCAGAAGAATTTCTTTGGAAGCGCTTTTGATCTTTCAGGATAAACAAGGAGCCAAGGCGATCTCGGATCAACTCGCAAAGGAAGACACTTTGTTTCTTAAGGCGAGAATGATCGATCTTCTTTTGGATCTGGGAAACAACGGCGGAGGTCAGGGAATTCTCGCGGTATTGACGAACGGAGAGGAACCCGAACTCAGAACCAAGGCCGCGTATGCCGTGGGAAAACTCGGAGCGAACACGAGCGCGGTCGAACTTACGAAAATTCTTTCCGAAGAAAAAGAGAACATGGTCAAGTGGCAACTCATTCATTCCTTGGGAGAATTGAAAGAGAAGAACGCCGTTCCTGCGTTACTCGTTCTTGCCAGAAACTCTAGGGAAAAGTTGAACCTTCGCATCGAAGCGGTGGCTACGATCCGAGCGATCAACGATCCCGATAGCCTTCCTTCCATTTTTGAAGCGTACGTTTCGGAAAACGAAAAAACTCTTCGCGTAGAACTTGAAAACACGATGCGCGAAATTCTCAATTTAAAATTTCCTCCGAAACTTCCTTAA
- a CDS encoding tetratricopeptide repeat protein: MDKEIRKNRLFLEGMEEKELYFPEDREPVRIRRSYNKLLIFWILMGVLVLGGLGFAVYYQFFRSSSPGSEFAGAFNKDLIQNKSDINRLLERPYLPDGNANPQLTKCINLYKERFTRQAFDYCNEFLDSTGTQEEKSIALTVLGVIHDESGRYPQAIERLQKAVQYDPKNFYAYYNLTLAYKHAGRFADARMAALKAKEIAPNDPRVSLLAGNLFNELNDPDAAIDAYKEGLSAAPDDMYLTYNLAVSYFKKGDIPQAEEEFKKVVMKTPSGRLAALSHSYLGNIAYNKQDYKSAEYHFRQASNLSPNEAKYLYNLAVVLQKNGNKEEALKYLELARDAGANDPEIYRLIAEGFSNLNQGEMSISALQKSLKYNPTDIDSLFQLAEAYYNKGDLLSAEETYRRIVSSTPGDSFTETALINLGVVLDQMERYSEAITALNRVLELNPKSAKAYHTLGLVYKHSGNGTLAIENWRKSTAIEPENVQSREALGDYLLENKFFREAVEEYIGVVKHKNDAYKVYLKMAEAYMGMQDDSNAEKILLKVLNTSRDGADLKNAHKKLALLYNKSKDPDLKNRAKDEAFRSAHMDPDDMEGRLVLAKILIDSNSILDREKAIDELTAIVRSDVRPKTAATAYNYLGICYYKNGEFKRAVRAFQSSIDLDPSLSEAYENKRAASAALEESTRREGFF; encoded by the coding sequence ATGGATAAAGAGATCCGAAAAAACAGGTTGTTCTTGGAGGGAATGGAGGAGAAAGAACTCTATTTTCCCGAAGACAGGGAACCCGTTCGGATTCGCAGATCATACAATAAACTTCTAATATTCTGGATTTTGATGGGAGTTCTCGTTCTGGGAGGACTCGGTTTCGCGGTTTACTATCAATTCTTCCGTTCTTCTTCTCCGGGTTCCGAGTTTGCGGGCGCATTCAACAAGGATCTGATCCAAAACAAGTCGGATATCAATCGTTTATTAGAAAGACCTTATCTTCCCGACGGAAACGCGAACCCACAACTGACGAAGTGTATCAATCTTTATAAGGAAAGATTCACGAGACAGGCGTTCGATTATTGCAACGAATTTTTGGATTCCACGGGAACTCAGGAAGAGAAGTCGATCGCCTTGACCGTGTTAGGCGTCATTCACGACGAAAGCGGACGTTATCCGCAAGCGATCGAACGTCTTCAAAAAGCGGTTCAATACGATCCTAAGAATTTTTACGCGTACTACAATCTCACGCTCGCTTACAAACACGCCGGAAGATTTGCGGACGCGAGAATGGCCGCGCTCAAAGCGAAGGAAATCGCTCCGAACGATCCGAGGGTTTCCCTTCTTGCGGGAAATCTTTTCAACGAACTGAACGATCCGGACGCGGCCATCGACGCGTATAAGGAAGGACTTTCCGCCGCGCCGGACGATATGTATCTGACCTACAATCTCGCGGTCAGTTATTTTAAAAAAGGCGATATCCCTCAAGCCGAGGAAGAATTTAAGAAAGTCGTAATGAAAACTCCTTCGGGAAGACTCGCGGCGTTATCGCATTCTTATCTCGGAAACATCGCCTACAACAAACAGGATTATAAAAGCGCGGAATATCATTTTCGTCAGGCGAGCAATCTTTCTCCGAACGAAGCGAAGTATCTCTACAATCTCGCGGTGGTTCTTCAGAAAAACGGAAACAAGGAAGAGGCTCTCAAATATCTTGAACTCGCGCGTGACGCGGGTGCGAACGATCCCGAAATTTATAGGCTGATCGCGGAAGGATTCTCCAATTTAAACCAAGGAGAAATGTCCATCTCCGCGCTTCAGAAAAGTTTAAAATACAATCCGACCGATATCGATTCACTCTTTCAACTCGCGGAAGCGTATTACAACAAAGGCGATCTTTTATCCGCAGAAGAAACCTATCGTAGAATCGTTTCTTCCACGCCCGGAGACAGTTTTACCGAGACGGCTCTCATCAATTTGGGAGTGGTTCTCGATCAGATGGAACGTTATTCCGAAGCGATCACCGCGTTAAACCGAGTGCTGGAACTCAATCCGAAAAGCGCAAAGGCCTATCATACATTAGGACTTGTTTATAAACATTCCGGCAACGGAACTCTCGCCATCGAAAACTGGAGAAAGTCAACGGCGATCGAACCGGAGAACGTTCAGAGTCGCGAAGCGCTTGGAGATTATCTTCTCGAAAATAAATTTTTTCGCGAAGCCGTGGAAGAATACATCGGAGTCGTAAAACACAAAAACGACGCGTATAAGGTTTATCTCAAAATGGCGGAAGCCTATATGGGAATGCAGGACGATTCCAACGCGGAAAAGATTCTTTTGAAAGTGTTGAATACTTCCCGCGACGGAGCCGATCTGAAAAACGCTCATAAAAAACTCGCGCTTCTATACAACAAGTCCAAGGACCCGGATCTGAAGAACCGAGCCAAGGACGAGGCGTTCCGTTCCGCGCACATGGACCCGGACGATATGGAAGGTCGTTTGGTACTTGCAAAAATTCTAATAGACTCCAATTCGATTTTGGATCGTGAAAAGGCGATCGACGAATTGACCGCGATCGTTCGTTCCGACGTAAGACCGAAAACCGCGGCGACCGCGTATAACTATCTCGGAATTTGTTATTATAAAAACGGAGAATTCAAGAGGGCCGTTCGCGCGTTTCAAAGTTCGATCGACCTCGATCCTTCCTTGTCCGAAGCGTATGAGAACAAACGCGCCGCTTCCGCCGCTCTGGAAGAATCCACGCGCAGGGAGGGATTTTTCTGA
- the nusB gene encoding transcription antitermination factor NusB, which translates to MSARRTSREIAVMALYQLELTGPPLKEVLKFKWYDKKTEPEERDFAISIVNGVVKNQEQIDTLIKKYSKNWDFSRISVVNKAILRLSVYALLFTWEVPKNVTIDEAVELTKEFESEESSRFINGILDAILKNEIKSDG; encoded by the coding sequence ATGTCAGCCAGACGCACATCCAGAGAAATCGCCGTAATGGCACTTTACCAATTGGAACTTACCGGACCTCCGCTCAAAGAGGTTCTTAAGTTCAAGTGGTATGACAAAAAAACAGAACCCGAAGAAAGGGATTTCGCCATTTCCATCGTAAATGGGGTTGTGAAAAACCAGGAACAGATCGATACTCTGATCAAGAAGTATTCCAAAAATTGGGACTTTTCCAGAATCAGCGTCGTGAATAAGGCGATTCTTCGTTTGTCCGTATACGCTTTGTTGTTTACTTGGGAAGTTCCGAAGAACGTTACGATCGACGAGGCGGTGGAGCTTACGAAAGAATTCGAAAGCGAAGAATCCTCGCGGTTCATAAACGGAATACTCGACGCAATTCTCAAAAACGAAATCAAATCCGATGGATAA
- the ribH gene encoding 6,7-dimethyl-8-ribityllumazine synthase — MIQELKADLNGKGQKHCVIVSRFNEFITESLLKGALESFRMHGVKEEDVTVVRVPGAYEMPVVVAKAAASKKYNSIICLGAVIRGATAHFDFVAGESAKIGSIGVQHSIPVVFGVLTTDTIEQAIERAGTKAGNKGAESAATAIEMVNLLSLL; from the coding sequence ATGATCCAAGAACTCAAAGCAGATCTAAACGGAAAGGGACAAAAACACTGTGTGATCGTCTCCCGTTTCAACGAATTTATCACCGAAAGCCTTTTGAAAGGCGCTCTTGAATCCTTCCGTATGCACGGAGTTAAGGAAGAAGACGTGACCGTGGTTCGAGTTCCCGGCGCATACGAAATGCCCGTGGTGGTCGCGAAAGCGGCGGCTTCTAAAAAATACAATTCCATCATTTGTCTCGGCGCGGTCATCCGAGGCGCGACCGCCCATTTCGATTTCGTCGCGGGTGAATCCGCGAAGATCGGTTCCATCGGAGTTCAACATTCCATTCCCGTCGTGTTCGGGGTGTTGACCACCGATACGATCGAACAAGCGATCGAAAGAGCGGGGACCAAGGCCGGTAACAAAGGCGCCGAATCGGCGGCCACGGCGATCGAAATGGTCAATCTGCTTTCCCTTCTTTAA